A section of the Stenotrophomonas sp. 364 genome encodes:
- a CDS encoding phosphatidate cytidylyltransferase encodes MTKTRVIAALIMAPVAIAAILLLPTQWLAAAAAAVFLIGLWEWLKLADVDDTLARTVLLVLNLLLMVLMVWAGDGSLVLYQIAALVGIGWWLMALLWLRFFTFGASPSSPARALKLLAGTLAIVPAWASLVLIHASGDNGHLWLLTALAVVWAADSGAYFAGRTFGRTKLAPRISPNKTWEGLGGGMVAGLAVALGFGYMAGIDTAHVLGLVITAVVTVFASVLGDLYESLIKRHAGAKDSGHIIPGHGGVLDRIDGVLAALPVFALGKEIFGF; translated from the coding sequence ATGACCAAGACCCGAGTCATCGCCGCGCTGATCATGGCGCCGGTCGCCATCGCGGCGATCCTGCTGCTGCCCACCCAATGGCTGGCCGCCGCCGCCGCCGCCGTGTTCCTGATCGGCCTGTGGGAATGGCTGAAGCTGGCCGACGTGGACGACACCCTCGCCCGCACCGTGCTGCTGGTGCTGAACCTGCTGCTGATGGTGTTGATGGTGTGGGCCGGCGACGGCTCGCTGGTGCTGTACCAGATTGCCGCACTGGTCGGCATCGGCTGGTGGCTGATGGCGCTGCTGTGGCTGCGCTTCTTCACCTTCGGGGCCAGCCCGAGCAGCCCCGCGCGTGCGCTGAAGCTGCTGGCCGGCACCCTGGCCATCGTGCCGGCGTGGGCCTCGCTGGTGCTGATCCATGCCAGCGGCGACAACGGCCACCTGTGGCTGCTGACGGCACTGGCCGTGGTCTGGGCGGCCGATTCGGGCGCCTACTTCGCCGGCCGCACCTTCGGCCGCACCAAGCTGGCCCCCCGGATCAGCCCCAACAAGACCTGGGAAGGCCTGGGTGGCGGCATGGTGGCCGGGCTGGCGGTCGCGCTGGGCTTTGGCTACATGGCCGGCATCGACACTGCCCACGTTCTGGGCCTGGTCATCACCGCCGTGGTGACCGTGTTCGCCTCGGTACTGGGCGACCTGTACGAGAGCCTGATCAAGCGCCACGCCGGCGCCAAGGACTCGGGCCACATCATTCCCGGCCACGGTGGCGTGCTGGATCGCATCGACGGCG
- the uppS gene encoding polyprenyl diphosphate synthase, with the protein MSQAPTSSTPAAIPRHVAIIMDGNGRWAQKRRRPRLIGHRAGARAVNRTIDFCLERGIAALTLFAFSSENWGRPTDEVDALMKLFLNALDREVDELHRRGVRVRFIGERERFGAGLVSRMQLAEQRTADNRAMTLNIAASYGGRQDIARAARELAAEVAAGRLLPEQIDEAMLSSRVALADLPPPDLFIRTGGDTRISNFLLWQLAYTELWFTDVLWPEFDAAVLQQALDAYAARERRFGLTSAQIAALATETSTP; encoded by the coding sequence ATGTCCCAGGCCCCGACCTCCAGCACCCCTGCGGCCATCCCCCGCCACGTTGCCATCATCATGGATGGCAACGGGCGGTGGGCCCAGAAGCGGCGCCGCCCGCGCCTGATCGGCCATCGGGCCGGCGCGCGCGCGGTCAACCGCACCATCGATTTCTGCCTGGAACGCGGCATCGCCGCGTTGACCCTGTTTGCCTTCTCCAGTGAGAACTGGGGCCGGCCAACCGACGAGGTCGACGCGCTGATGAAGCTGTTCCTCAATGCGCTCGACCGTGAAGTGGACGAGCTGCATCGGCGTGGCGTGCGCGTGCGCTTCATCGGCGAACGCGAACGCTTCGGCGCCGGGCTGGTCAGCCGCATGCAGCTGGCCGAACAGCGCACCGCCGACAACCGCGCCATGACCCTGAACATCGCCGCCAGCTATGGTGGTCGCCAGGACATCGCCCGCGCCGCGCGCGAGCTGGCCGCAGAGGTGGCCGCCGGGCGCCTGCTGCCCGAACAGATCGACGAAGCGATGCTGTCCAGCCGGGTCGCCCTGGCCGACCTGCCACCGCCGGACCTGTTCATCCGTACCGGCGGCGACACCCGCATCAGCAATTTCCTGCTGTGGCAGCTGGCGTATACCGAATTGTGGTTCACCGACGTGCTGTGGCCCGAGTTCGACGCCGCCGTCCTGCAGCAGGCGCTCGACGCCTATGCCGCCCGTGAACGCCGCTTCGGCCTGACCAGCGCCCAGATCGCCGCCCTGGCCACCGAGACGTCCACCCCATGA
- the frr gene encoding ribosome recycling factor: protein MLNDIKQDAQTRMAKSIDALKHTLTSIRTGRASPALLDRITVKAYGTDTPLNQVASISVSEGHSLVITLFDKGMIKDVEKAIYASDLGLTPNVAGTVIRLNLPPPTEERRRELGKQVQKEGEGAKIAIRNIRQDANKAIASLIKDKAISEDDKKRGEDDIQKLTDKSIKDVDSVVAEKEKELMAV from the coding sequence ATGCTCAACGATATCAAGCAGGACGCGCAGACGCGCATGGCCAAGAGCATCGATGCTCTGAAGCACACCCTGACCTCCATCCGCACCGGCCGCGCCTCGCCGGCGCTGCTGGACCGCATCACGGTCAAGGCTTACGGCACCGACACCCCGCTGAACCAGGTCGCCTCGATCAGCGTGTCCGAAGGCCATTCCCTGGTCATCACCCTGTTCGACAAGGGCATGATCAAGGACGTCGAGAAGGCCATCTACGCCTCCGACCTCGGCCTGACCCCCAACGTGGCCGGCACCGTGATCCGCCTCAACCTGCCGCCGCCGACCGAAGAACGTCGCCGCGAGCTGGGCAAGCAGGTGCAGAAGGAAGGCGAAGGCGCCAAGATCGCCATCCGCAACATCCGCCAGGACGCCAACAAGGCCATCGCCAGCCTGATCAAGGACAAGGCGATCAGCGAAGACGACAAGAAGCGCGGCGAAGACGACATCCAGAAGCTGACCGACAAGTCGATCAAGGACGTCGATAGTGTCGTGGCCGAAAAAGAAAAGGAACTGATGGCGGTCTGA